The Bradyrhizobium barranii subsp. barranii genome segment ACTCGCCGCGGGCGAGGGCCTGGCGCAGGTCGAGCTCGAGCTGGCGGCGCAGCCGCGCCTTGGCGTCGTATTCGGGCACGAAGAGGCGGAAGGTGCGGCGGCCCTCGGACTTCGCTGCATACATCGCGAGATCGGCGCGCTTGAGCAGGTCGTCGAGATTGTCGCCGTGATCCGGCGCGATCGCGATGCCGATGCTGGCATCGGTCGGGATCTCCTGGCCCTTGCAGTCCACAGGCGTACGCAGCGCTTTCAGGATATTTTCAGCCAGCGCCGTCAGCTCGGCCCGGTCGCTGGTGCCGGCCTTGACGATGGCGAATTCGTCGCCGCCGAGCCGCGCAACGAGGTCGTTGCCGCTGACGCAGGCGCGCAGGCGGTTGGCGACCTGGCGGAGCAGCTCGTCGCCGACCTCGTGGCCGAGCGAATCGTTGACGCCCTTGAACTCGTCGACGTCGATGTAGAGGATCGCGAACGGCTGGCCCTGGGCAAGCTCCGCGATGCGGCGCTCCAGATGGCCGCGCATCAGCACGCGGTTGGGCAGGTCGGTCAGCGCGTCGTAATGCGCCATATGCGCGATGCGCTCGTCGGCGCGGATGCGCTCGGTGACGTCGTCGTGGGTCGCGAGCCAGCCGCCGGCGGCACCGGGCTGGTTCTTGATCTCGATCAGGCGGCCGTCCGCGGTCTCGACGACGGCGCTCTGGGTTCGCCCGGTATTGCTCAGAATGTCGTCGCAATAGGACGCGACGTCACCGTGGAACGATCCGGTGTCATAGCGATGCTGGATCACGTCGCGGAAATAGGCGCCGGGCTTCACCACGTCGGCCGACAGTCCGTACATCTCGATGTAGCGCCGGTTGCAGACGATCAGCCGCTCGTCCTGGTCGAACATCAACAGGCCTTGCGTCATGGTGTTCATCGCGGTGTCGAGCTGCTGCTTCTCCGCGGCGAGCCTGCGCGTCATCTGGCGGAAGATCAGGAACAGCGTGAGCACGAGCAGGCCGATCGACAGCACGGCGACGGCGACGAAGAATTTTGTCTGCGTCCGCCAGGTGGCCAGCGTCGCGTCCAGCGATTTGGTCGCGACCACGACCAGCGGCTCGCCGGTCAGGAGGCGCGCGGCGACGATGCGGTCCTTGCCGTCGATCGGGCTGGCGAGCTGCGTCGTGACGAAGGTGCGCTCGAACACCGCCATCTGCTCGCGCGTGCCGTTGCGAAAATTCTGTCCGATCATCGCGTCGACATGCGGAACGCGCGCGAGCAGCTGGCCATTCTGGTGGTGCATCGCGATCGAGGATTCCTCGCCGAGCCCGGCCGAGGCGAAGAAGGATTCGAGCTGCTCCGGCGAAATGGCCCGCGACACCATGCCGAGGAATTCGCCGTGGGGACCGGAGACGCGCCGGGCGAACACGATCGCAGCTCCGTTGCCGAACCGGCCGGGCACGACCTCGATCTCTTCCTGCGAGGCCGGATCGTTCCTGAGGCGATTGAAGTAGCCGCGGTCGGCAACCGAAATATCGGCGACCGGCCAGCGCCGCGACGAGTTGATCAGCACGCCGTTGGAATCGAACACGTTGGCGCCGGCGACGTCGGACCAGCCGCTGGCTTTGGCGCGCAGCACCTCGTGCATGGCCAGCGTGGCCATCTCGCTGCGGAAGAGATCGGCGGATGCGATGCCGTGACTTTCAAGCTCGGCGATGACGCTCTTCTGTAGCACCGCAAAGTCGGCGAATTCGCGGTCGAAATGCCGGGCGAGCATGCGCACGGAGTTTTCCAGGCTGTCGCGGCCGCTCTCGATTGCATTTTGCCGGAAACGATCGACGGTGAGCGCGGTGCCGATGGCCATCGCGACCATCAGCACGAAGCCGCCGGCGATCAGCCACGTCAGCGGCGCGCCCTGCCAACGGCGGAGCAACGCGCGCATGCGCGTGGTCCATCGGATTGATGTGCCCATCCAGCCCTCCCGTGGGATGCAAGATGCAGCAAAACCGACAAGAGCCCGTTACCAGTAAGGGTTAGGAAAACATGAATCGGAACGGAATCAGAGGGTTGGTTTCCCTCGATCGGCGAGAGCTCCGCAGGCCGGGGTTACGGTGACGCGATTCCGGTGGATCACCGGCGGATTTCCCACCTCAAGGCTTCCGCATTCTTCTTGGCGAACGTCTCGGGCACGTCAAACTTTCCGGTCTCGAGATCATAGCGGCAATGCCAGCCGCCCAGTCCCTTCATGGCGACGTTCTTGGGATGATTGTCATATTCGCCCGACAGCGAGATCACGAGGTAGCGGTTGTTGGGCCAGTCCATGCCGAGCGAGCGATAGGCCTCTTCCGTACCCTCCATGAGATTGGCCGAGATGTGGAAGTCGAGCTTGGCGAACCTCTTCGTCTCCGGCCGGCCGTAGAAATAGGCCCAGGCGAGATCGCTGAGCGGCTTCTTGGTCGCGCTCGCGAAGGCGCCCTTCTCTACATGGTAGAGATAGAGGTCCTGCTCGCCCGAGCCGGTCTTCTGCATCCGAACCAGCCATTGCGAGTCGCTGGTGAAGCGGAAGCCGGCCCCGTAGCCCTGCTCGGGCTTCAGCTCCGTCATCTGCTCGCCGCGGCGAGCCCAGACCTGCCATTTAACGTCCCAATCCCCGCCGTCCTTCATGTACTGCTCGATCCTGGTGGCGCCATCGGCGAGGTGAAGGCGAGGCCGGCATTGTTGGTGAGGATGTAGTTCGGCGGCGGGCCGGATGCGGCGAGCGCCGGAGAGGCGGCCAGTGTCAGGACAAGCGCCAGCCATGGTGCGGGACGGCAAAATGCGGTCACGGAAAAAAATCCTCAAGAAATGACCGCGATGCGGCCTCGGTGATTTGACGCCGTCGGTGCCCCGCCGGTTCACGCCGGGCGTGCCGGAACGAAAGGTGCATCATCCCAATGATCGACTTGCTGACGCAGCCAAATCGGCGCAATTTGCCGGCCTCGGTTGATTTGCGACCCAAGGGTTCATTGTCTGATGATCACCGCTTCCAAGGCCTTCATTGCATTCTGCCTGCTCGCGGTGGGCGGCACCCTGCTGGTGATCGGTCCCACCGAGCTGCGCCGCCTGCTGCCGGGCGGCGCGCAGACCGAGATCGCCGTCGCCGCCAAGCCGGAGGCAAAGCCCGAAGCCAAAGCGGAGACCAAGCCAGAGCCGAAGCTGGACGAGCCAAAGCTCGCCGCCGCGCCATCGGCGCCCCCGGCCTCCGCGCCGAAGGTCGATGCGCTGGCCGAGACGCAGAAGCAGGCCACGGCGCTGGCCGATCTCGTGCCGGCCAAGCCGCCGGCGGCCACGACCGATGCCGGCCCGCGGTTCGACGTCGCGCGCGTCGACGATCACGGCGAGGCGGCGGTGATCGCGGGTCGGGCCGCGCCGGGTGCACAGGTCGAGCTGCTGCGCGACGGCAAGCCGCTCGATACGGTTGTCGCCGATGCCTCGGGCCAGTTCGTGATGACCCCGCCGCAGCTTCCCGCCGGCTCCTATGAGCTGACCCTGCGGGCGAAAGCGCCTGACGGTACCGTGACGCAGTCGGGCCGCAGCATGCCGGTGACCATCGCCGAAGCTGCTCCGCCGCCCGCGCGGGTCGCGAGGCAGGAGCCGGCCCAAGCGCCGAAGCACGCCGAGAAGCCCGACGACAAGTCTGATGTCGTGGCATCCCTGCCGTCGGCATCGGCGCGCCAGGCATCGGCGCATGACAGGCCCACGGTTCAGCCGAGATTTATCGGGGCACCGAAACCCAGGGTCATGGCGCGGGCGCCCGCGGCCACGACCGTTGCATCGGCCTCGCCGGCGGAAATCATCAGCGGTCCACCGGCCGAAGCAGGCGGCAACCGGGTGATCTCCCGCGGCGACAGCCTGTGGGCTCTCAGCAAGCTCGCTTACGGTGACGGCGCCCACTACGCGGTGATCTTCAACGCTAACCGGGGCAAGATCCACAACCCCAACCTGATCTATCCCGGCCAGACTTTTGTGGTGCCGCGGAAGGCGGATTGAGGTCGCATCGGCAACGCCGGTGCGCGTTGCGACGCTTTGCCCTTCGTCTCTCCGGAACATTCGGTTCCCCAGCGCGTCTTTGTGATGCGACCCACTGCGCGCTTGGCGCTGGGAGGAGGCCGAGGTGGTCAGGTCCGCTTTCATGTCCGGACGCATGGGACTGGCGCTGGCGGGCGCTGCTCTCATGATTGCGGCAGTGCTGCTGCCGAATAAAGCCGAGGCGCAGTTCGGATTGCGCGGCGGCCCGCTCGGTGTCGCGCGCTTTGCCGTCGGCCACGTGATCGGCATGACACGCCTGCGCCATGCGCGCATGGCGGTACGGGGCGGCCGATACCGCTCCGCCGCGCTGAGGTCGCAGGATCCTCGCGGCGCCGAACGCGGCCAGCCGGCCAACCCCTACATCCTGCGTGCGGCGCTCACGGCGCAAGCTGCGCTGTCGGGCTGGCACGGTGGCCGCCGCCCGCAGGGCTGGTGGCGCCACCCCGATGGCAGCTATGGCTGGGCGGGCCCGGTGTTCTGGCCGTTCGCGCATGACGACCTCACCACCGCAATCATCCTGGGCGATACGACCAGTCTCTCGCTCTATGGCTATGGCGACATCTACGCCGCGATCTTCGCGCCCTATGCGGCCACGGAGTTCGCCGCCTACACAGCGCCGCAAGGCAGGCGCGCGCGAAAGGTCCCTTCGGTCGAGGCCGTTTGCGATGCCAGCGACACCGGCGGCCTGCCCGTCGACCGTATCGTCGCCCTGGTGCAGCCGAACGAATTGCAGCGCACAGCGCTCGATGAGCTCGCGACCGCATGGCTGGCTGCGCGCTACACCATTCGCACGGCCTGCCCGACGCAGGCCCCCGCGACCGCCGCGGAGCGCCTCGGCCTGATGCAGACGCGCCTCGCGGCCATGATCAAGGCGACGGATGCGCTCGCGCCGCCGCTCGCAAAGTTCGTCGATCTCCTCGATGCCGGCCAGAAGGCAAAGCTCGACGCGCTGGCCAATGAGCGCCGTGCCGCGCTTGCGGCCGGCCAGCGCAAGGACGCGCAGGCGCCAGCCGCCTGCGAGGCCGGTTACGATCCCCGCTATGATGTTCAGGCGCAGCGGCAATACGAGCAGCTCATGCAGCAGCAATGGCCCGCCGGCGAGATAGCGTCCACGCTGAGGCTTGACGACACAGCTCGCGCCCGGTTGGAGGTGCTCCAGGACACCACGCTGCGCACCATGGAGACGCTGAGTGCCTGCCCGTCCAAGACCGAGCTCAAGGCCGAGCCCACGCCACAGGCCCGCCTCACCGCCGTGAAGGTGCGGCTGGAGACGATGCTGCAGGCGGTGAAGGGCGTCGGCGACGCGCTCGACGATTTCGAGGCGGACTTGAGCGACGAGCAGAAGGCCGGCTTCGAGGCGATCGGGCCGAAGCGCGGAGCGTGATCAGCCGCACGCCCAGTCGAACTTCATGTCCTTGAAGTCGAGCTGCGCGTTGCCGCCGCCGAAATTGTAGCCGCCGAAATATTCCTCGAACTCGATGTAGAACGGGCTCATCTCCGGCACGGCCTGGCACGGCCGCATGGTGCCGCCGAGATGGTTGTGCGCGTGATCCTTGCCCCAGTCGTGCAGCCGGAAATTGTCGCGGCTCGGCACGCCGCCGACATAGTAATAGTAGGGCTGATAACCGGTCGGCGGGTTTTGCCTTGTGTGCTCGTCCTGCGGGCCCTTGCCGGCATTGGGATCGGTCGCGCGCGGCACGAGCGCGATCGCGCGGGTCTCGCTGAGATCGGCGCGCGGCTGCGCGGCAAACAGCTTTTTTGCGTAAGGCGCGGCGGCCTCGAAGAAGGCGCTGGCGCCGCCGACGTCGAGCCAGCGTGGCCGATCTGCTGTCGCAAGCGGAAGCGGTGCCGGTGGCGCCGCGAACGCGCCCTCATATTCGGCTTTGGTCAGCAGCAACGCGGCATATTCGTAGTCGAGAATGTCGGTCATGCGCGAAAGCCGCGGATGCGCTGGTCGCGCCGCCACGGCCTCGCGAATCTCGGGATCATCGGGCGCCCCGCCGTCATTGTGATCGGGCGCGGTGGCGAAGAACGAGACCGCGACGATGTCCTCGCCATGCACGCGATAGTCGTCCGGCAGCTTCAACGTAAAACCGTGCATCAGCGGAAAGCCGGTGACGGGATCGAGCGGCCATTGCTCGCTGCTGATGCCCGGCGGCAGGCCAAAGACCCAACCCTGATCGCGCGCACGATCAGCGGGACGGTCCAGCATCTGCAAATCATACGCGCGCGAAGGCAAGGCAAACGCCACGATCGTCTCCCATCCGGATTCTCGCCTCGCCATCGAGGCGATGGTTAGTCGCGGGGAGGAGGGATGTGGTTCGTGGGCGCGGTGTGGGAGATGATACCATCCTGCCGGTGTTTTGCCCGACGTGTCAAACCGCTCCGGCACCCGCGTAAGTCATTGATCCGACAGTCCCCGCCTACTGTGCATGGGGTTGTTTTCGCGGTTTTTGTTGTTGGCTACCCTCTCCGCCGCGCTGCGGACGCATCCACCACGTTCTCCACTTGCTCGCGCCAGGACAAAATTTCCATCGCCAGCACGGGGTGGTTGAACCCCTTGAGCACGAGGTCGTCGAGCGCGCGGGCTTCGACCCAGGGCTCGACGATGCCGTAGACGCGGCGGCTGACCACGATCTGGTTGGCCTTGGCTTCGTCGCAGAGACGCGAGGCGAGGTTGGTGACGCTGCCGATCGCGGCATATTCCAGCCGCTGCTCGAAGCCGACCTGGCCGAGCGTGGCATAGCCGAGCGCGATGCCGATGCCGAAGCCGAGCGTGTGCCCGCGGTTGCGCCACTTCTCGGTCAGCGGGCCGATCGTGTCGCGCATCTCCACTGCCATCTGCACCGCGCGCCGCGTGTGGTCCTCGAACTGGATCGGCGCGTTGAACAGGATCATCACGCCGTCGCCGGCATATTTGTCGAGCGTGCCCTCGTATTTGAAGATCAGCTTGCCGAGCGCTGCGTGATATTCGCGCAGCACGTTCATCGCCTCTTCCGGCTCGGTCGCCTCGGTGAAGGCGGTGAAGCCGCGCAAATCGCAGAACAGCACGGTGACCTCGCGGCGATGGCTGTCGAGCAGCGAGTCATGACCATCCGATGAAGCGATGAGCTGGGCGACCTGCGGCGCGAGAAAGCGTTCGAGCCGCTTGATGCGGCTGATCTCGCCGAGCTGCTTCTCGACGCGCTCTTCCAGTGAGCGGTTC includes the following:
- a CDS encoding bifunctional diguanylate cyclase/phosphodiesterase, with translation MGTSIRWTTRMRALLRRWQGAPLTWLIAGGFVLMVAMAIGTALTVDRFRQNAIESGRDSLENSVRMLARHFDREFADFAVLQKSVIAELESHGIASADLFRSEMATLAMHEVLRAKASGWSDVAGANVFDSNGVLINSSRRWPVADISVADRGYFNRLRNDPASQEEIEVVPGRFGNGAAIVFARRVSGPHGEFLGMVSRAISPEQLESFFASAGLGEESSIAMHHQNGQLLARVPHVDAMIGQNFRNGTREQMAVFERTFVTTQLASPIDGKDRIVAARLLTGEPLVVVATKSLDATLATWRTQTKFFVAVAVLSIGLLVLTLFLIFRQMTRRLAAEKQQLDTAMNTMTQGLLMFDQDERLIVCNRRYIEMYGLSADVVKPGAYFRDVIQHRYDTGSFHGDVASYCDDILSNTGRTQSAVVETADGRLIEIKNQPGAAGGWLATHDDVTERIRADERIAHMAHYDALTDLPNRVLMRGHLERRIAELAQGQPFAILYIDVDEFKGVNDSLGHEVGDELLRQVANRLRACVSGNDLVARLGGDEFAIVKAGTSDRAELTALAENILKALRTPVDCKGQEIPTDASIGIAIAPDHGDNLDDLLKRADLAMYAAKSEGRRTFRLFVPEYDAKARLRRQLELDLRQALARGEFEVHYQPLVDLAADVVNGCEALLRWRHPERGMISPADFIPVAEETGLIGEIGEWVLKQACTEAASWPGDIHVAVNVSPVQFRARTLALKVAAALAESGLAPGRLELEVTETVLIRDDEEALTILQQLRELGVRIALDDFGTGYSSLSYLHRFPFDKIKIDRSFISDIGQSEDSSPIVQAVVHMAAARHMATTAEGVETEAQREVLRQLGCSQMQGWLFSPAVPAAKLRQLLSAQAVAA
- a CDS encoding LysM peptidoglycan-binding domain-containing protein, with translation MITASKAFIAFCLLAVGGTLLVIGPTELRRLLPGGAQTEIAVAAKPEAKPEAKAETKPEPKLDEPKLAAAPSAPPASAPKVDALAETQKQATALADLVPAKPPAATTDAGPRFDVARVDDHGEAAVIAGRAAPGAQVELLRDGKPLDTVVADASGQFVMTPPQLPAGSYELTLRAKAPDGTVTQSGRSMPVTIAEAAPPPARVARQEPAQAPKHAEKPDDKSDVVASLPSASARQASAHDRPTVQPRFIGAPKPRVMARAPAATTVASASPAEIISGPPAEAGGNRVISRGDSLWALSKLAYGDGAHYAVIFNANRGKIHNPNLIYPGQTFVVPRKAD
- a CDS encoding Spy/CpxP family protein refolding chaperone, whose protein sequence is MSGRMGLALAGAALMIAAVLLPNKAEAQFGLRGGPLGVARFAVGHVIGMTRLRHARMAVRGGRYRSAALRSQDPRGAERGQPANPYILRAALTAQAALSGWHGGRRPQGWWRHPDGSYGWAGPVFWPFAHDDLTTAIILGDTTSLSLYGYGDIYAAIFAPYAATEFAAYTAPQGRRARKVPSVEAVCDASDTGGLPVDRIVALVQPNELQRTALDELATAWLAARYTIRTACPTQAPATAAERLGLMQTRLAAMIKATDALAPPLAKFVDLLDAGQKAKLDALANERRAALAAGQRKDAQAPAACEAGYDPRYDVQAQRQYEQLMQQQWPAGEIASTLRLDDTARARLEVLQDTTLRTMETLSACPSKTELKAEPTPQARLTAVKVRLETMLQAVKGVGDALDDFEADLSDEQKAGFEAIGPKRGA